Proteins encoded by one window of Paenibacillus sp. DCT19:
- a CDS encoding class B sortase: protein MSKTKKILIAVSLLVLVFSLVNMTRTYLRDYAEQQKIAELTKVWKDSSGKGGGDYVPSLLSNKTAEPVMLPEFRELYERNSDIAGWLNIDGTRIEYPVMQNPRDAEYYLDHDFDKKENHGGLPFLDKHSQINGSDILLIHGHHMKSGWMFKDLMKYKSERFYREHATFQFSTLYEKEEYEIVAVIVSEIYRKSDDVFKYYQLEHVNTPAEFDSYIQNIQQLALYDTGVTAQYGDKLVVLSTCEYSTENGRLAVVARKIS, encoded by the coding sequence ATGAGCAAAACCAAAAAAATTCTTATCGCCGTTTCCCTCCTTGTGTTGGTTTTCTCTCTCGTCAATATGACGAGAACGTATCTGAGAGATTATGCTGAGCAGCAGAAAATCGCAGAGTTGACCAAGGTTTGGAAGGATAGTTCGGGCAAGGGCGGAGGGGACTATGTCCCCTCCCTTTTGTCTAATAAGACTGCTGAACCGGTCATGCTTCCCGAATTCCGAGAGCTGTATGAGAGGAATTCGGATATTGCAGGCTGGCTGAACATTGACGGCACTCGTATTGAGTACCCTGTGATGCAGAATCCACGGGATGCAGAGTACTACCTCGATCATGATTTTGATAAAAAAGAGAACCATGGCGGCCTCCCTTTTTTGGATAAGCATAGTCAGATCAACGGTTCAGATATTCTACTCATTCATGGTCACCATATGAAAAGTGGCTGGATGTTTAAAGACTTAATGAAATACAAGAGTGAAAGATTCTATAGAGAGCATGCTACCTTCCAGTTCAGCACACTTTACGAGAAGGAAGAGTATGAGATTGTAGCCGTTATTGTGTCGGAAATCTACCGCAAATCGGATGACGTTTTTAAATACTATCAGCTTGAACATGTAAACACGCCAGCCGAGTTCGATTCCTATATTCAGAACATCCAACAACTCGCTCTATATGACACGGGGGTAACAGCACAGTATGGCGACAAGCTAGTTGTCCTGTCCACGTGCGAGTACTCAACTGAGAACGGACGGTTAGCGGTGGTTGCCCGCAAGATTTCATGA